The nucleotide sequence GGCAAGCTCCGCCCAACAAAGCAATGTGAACACTTCCATCAGCTCTTCAGGGTTACGCGTTGTCAAACCGCCTTCAGCGTCGATTTCAACGTTGCACTCTTGTTCGAGGGCTTTCGCCGTCGGCTCTACGAAATGCTCCACCCCGTTGAGCGAAATACCCGCATAGAGCAATCCAGTCAGCGCCTCGAAGCGCGGCAAGCCCGGGGACGCCATGGACCAACGCCTGCTCAAGAATGCCGTCTGCTGCGCCAGTGACCGGAAGTACTTGTCGTTGTTTTCAACGGATTGGCCATTCATCAGGAAGATAGCGTGGTTGATCCACCTCACGAGCCTGCGGCCCGTCAAGTCTGGCGACCACCCGCCGCCTTTGCCTCGGCCATGCTGCGCAATCCAACGCATCGTCCAGTCCTGCGCCAGCTTGCGCGCCGCGCCGTCCCCGACTGCCGCCAAATCATCGAGCCAGCCAAAGCCCATCAGCTCGTTGGCGAATGTTGCGTCGGGTGCGGGCAGGTCCCAAAGCGCGACGCCGGGTTGCTGGATCAAATGCCCGCCGAACTGAAAATTGCCCGCTATTAACTGTTTGCCTTTGGCAAACGAGCCCATCGAGCGCGGCTCTGGTTGATACACGAAGCCGGTCACTTGGCTGCGCATCCCGCTCAATCGCGCATGCACGCGATCCATGAAGGAGACCCGCTGCCCCATATCCTGAGACAGGGTCTTTTGTGCCCCAATGCCCATATCCAGCAACTTCTTGCTTGTTGTTATTGGCCCCAGTTTAGCCAGCGGGGCGGCTGTTTGTCACCGCTCAGCCGGGTTTGCGCAGCGAAATCATGAAAAAGCCGTCCATTCCGCCACACTCCCCCAAATAGTCGGGTCGCAGCCGGATGCCGCCATTCGGATGCAGCCAGTCCGGGGAAATGCCAAGCGCCTTTGGGTCGGGCGCAATCTCGGTCAGATCGTGCCGTGCCATGGCGGTTTTGGCTTGCCGTTCGCCCTCTTCCGTCAGCAATGAGCAGGTACAATAGACCAACCGGCCACCCGGCTTCAGGGCGATCAAGGCGCGATCAATCATTGCCTCCTGCAAGGCAAACATCTCGTCCAGGTCCTTGCCCCGTTTGGCGAAAGGCAAATCAGGGTGGCGCCGGATGGTGCCGGTCGCCGAACACGGAGCGTCCAACAAGATCGCGTCGTAATACTGCGGCGCCTCCCATTCCATGGCATCCGCCACGACCAATTCGGCCTGCAACCCGGTGCGCATTAGATTCTCTTGCACCGTCGCCATCCGCGCCTTGCTGATATCCAGCGCGGTGACCTGTGCACCTGCCGCGGCCAATTGCATCGTCTTGCCGCCGGGTGCGGCGCAGAAGTCCAACACGGTTTCGTCTACTTGGGGTGCCAACAGCTTCACTGCCAGGGCAGCGCCGGTGTCTTGCACCCACCAGTGCCCTTCCTCATATCCCGGCAAACCTGATACCTGCCCCGCGCGCTCCAACCGAACTGAGCCCGTTGGCAAAACCTTGCCCCCAACCTCG is from uncultured Litoreibacter sp. and encodes:
- a CDS encoding transcription antitermination factor NusB — its product is MTDQPRSKSDKGGFAAREGALGLLSGVIEDQEQLSDLLRGIGPLSGLAPADKARAQRLALTTLRNVGRADALISQYVDRLPPVAALNVLRLAVVELIVEGEAPHGVVDSSVSLMRRSRQSRKMSGLANAVLRKVATEGSEIWETLPVPSLPKWLRRRVVHIFNEEIVQSIEAAHLAGAPVDLTPKDASHAEAIAAEVGGKVLPTGSVRLERAGQVSGLPGYEEGHWWVQDTGAALAVKLLAPQVDETVLDFCAAPGGKTMQLAAAGAQVTALDISKARMATVQENLMRTGLQAELVVADAMEWEAPQYYDAILLDAPCSATGTIRRHPDLPFAKRGKDLDEMFALQEAMIDRALIALKPGGRLVYCTCSLLTEEGERQAKTAMARHDLTEIAPDPKALGISPDWLHPNGGIRLRPDYLGECGGMDGFFMISLRKPG